One Falsihalocynthiibacter arcticus DNA segment encodes these proteins:
- the istB gene encoding IS21-like element helper ATPase IstB, with translation MTDAPQILLHHHLKKLRLPTFQGEYAKQAQICAAENKDHIQYLARLCEMELIDRERRMIERRIKAAKFPSTKSLDSFDFKIMPSLNKPLTMDLARCDYVDRRENIIALGPSGTGKTHIALGLGLAACQRGLKVRFTTAAALVHDLIEAQDELRLQRMQKQLTSQNLLIIDELGFVPLSKSGAELLFEVISQCYERGSIIITSNLPFDEWTEVFGSERLTGALLDRLTHHVHILEMNGESYRLKHSRKNRQ, from the coding sequence ATGACAGATGCTCCCCAAATCCTTCTGCACCACCACCTCAAGAAGTTGCGCTTGCCAACGTTCCAAGGAGAGTACGCAAAACAAGCCCAAATCTGTGCTGCTGAGAATAAGGACCACATCCAATATCTGGCGCGTCTGTGCGAGATGGAGTTAATTGACCGCGAACGGCGGATGATCGAAAGGCGGATCAAAGCGGCGAAGTTCCCCAGCACCAAAAGCCTGGATAGTTTTGACTTCAAGATCATGCCCAGCTTGAACAAGCCACTGACGATGGACTTGGCTCGATGTGACTACGTGGATCGCAGAGAAAACATTATTGCCCTCGGCCCATCGGGAACGGGCAAGACCCACATAGCTTTAGGACTTGGATTAGCCGCGTGCCAAAGAGGGTTGAAAGTACGGTTCACGACGGCGGCAGCCTTGGTTCATGATCTGATAGAAGCCCAAGATGAGCTCCGATTGCAGCGCATGCAAAAGCAACTGACGAGCCAGAATCTGTTGATCATTGATGAATTAGGCTTCGTTCCTCTGAGTAAATCCGGCGCAGAATTGCTCTTTGAGGTGATCTCGCAGTGCTACGAACGTGGTTCCATCATCATAACCTCAAACCTGCCCTTTGATGAATGGACCGAAGTCTTTGGCTCAGAGCGGCTCACGGGAGCCTTGCTGGATCGTTTGACACATCACGTCCACATCCTTGAGATGAACGGCGAAAGCTATAGGCTCAAACACAGTCGTAAGAACCGCCAGTAG
- a CDS encoding IS30 family transposase, whose translation MKYRRRIYYSAEQRAEIWDRWQRGESMSSIGRVFYRQSSSVFSVISPTGGIRPSDRKRDKRALSLSEREEISRGLSIKHSLRAIARQLGRTPSTISREVRRNGGSAGYRATTSDQAAWDCALRPKMCKLACHPALSRAVSAKLRRKWSPEQIAGWLKRAFPGEVQKQVSHETIYRSLYIQARGVLKKELLEHLRAKRTIRRSKHASLKRNGLGQIKDAVSISERPASVEDRAVPGHWEGDLIGGSKNSYIATLVERHSRYVMLVKVANKDTESVVSGLIKSAQRLPRELYKSLTWDRGKELADYTRLTMATDVDVYFCDPQSPWQRGSNENTNRLLRQYLPRGTDLSAHSQAKLSAIARQLNERPRKTLQYQTPAEKFAQCVASIS comes from the coding sequence ATGAAGTATCGCCGCAGGATTTATTATTCAGCTGAGCAGCGTGCCGAGATCTGGGACCGTTGGCAGCGTGGGGAGTCGATGAGTTCGATTGGTCGGGTGTTTTACCGGCAATCATCTTCGGTCTTTTCCGTGATCTCACCGACGGGCGGCATCCGTCCATCAGATCGGAAACGTGACAAGCGGGCGCTTAGTCTCAGTGAACGTGAAGAGATATCGCGGGGGCTCAGCATTAAGCACTCCTTACGCGCAATTGCACGGCAGTTGGGTCGTACGCCTTCGACCATCAGCCGCGAGGTTCGGCGCAACGGTGGATCTGCTGGATATCGTGCGACGACGTCAGACCAGGCCGCGTGGGACTGCGCATTGCGTCCCAAGATGTGTAAGCTGGCTTGCCACCCCGCATTGAGCCGCGCAGTATCCGCTAAGCTGCGGCGAAAGTGGTCGCCCGAACAGATTGCAGGCTGGCTGAAGCGTGCATTCCCGGGAGAGGTGCAGAAACAGGTGTCACACGAGACGATCTATCGAAGCCTTTATATACAGGCGCGTGGGGTTTTAAAGAAGGAACTTCTCGAGCATTTGAGAGCCAAGCGCACGATACGCCGCTCCAAGCATGCCAGCCTCAAACGCAATGGTCTCGGCCAGATCAAGGATGCAGTGTCGATCAGCGAAAGACCAGCATCCGTCGAGGATCGGGCTGTGCCGGGGCACTGGGAGGGCGACCTGATCGGAGGCTCAAAGAACAGCTATATCGCGACACTTGTCGAACGCCATTCCCGGTATGTCATGCTGGTAAAGGTTGCGAATAAGGACACCGAAAGTGTCGTCTCTGGGCTGATCAAATCGGCTCAGAGGTTGCCACGCGAACTTTACAAATCTCTGACATGGGATCGTGGGAAGGAACTGGCAGATTACACGCGCCTGACCATGGCAACCGATGTCGATGTCTATTTTTGCGACCCACAATCGCCCTGGCAACGAGGATCAAACGAAAACACCAACCGGTTGCTTCGGCAGTATCTACCCCGTGGAACTGATTTATCTGCTCATTCCCAAGCAAAACTTAGTGCTATCGCCAGACAGTTAAACGAACGGCCTCGAAAGACCTTGCAATACCAAACGCCCGCAGAGAAGTTCGCACAGTGTGTTGCGTCGATCAGTTGA
- a CDS encoding winged helix-turn-helix transcriptional regulator: MLDSQQCPDCKRINEVLSRVGDRWSVLVIISLAQYGTLRFNELKRNLGISQRMLSLTLKELERDGLVNRTYHPTIPPKVEYNLTPMGQSFREPVRALGHWALDNLATIDAARSIYDAAAKE, translated from the coding sequence ATGTTAGACTCACAGCAATGCCCGGATTGCAAACGGATCAACGAAGTGTTGTCGCGTGTTGGTGATCGCTGGAGCGTCCTTGTCATCATTTCTCTGGCCCAATATGGGACGCTCCGCTTCAATGAACTGAAGCGGAATTTGGGCATCTCGCAACGCATGCTCAGCCTAACTCTGAAAGAGCTGGAACGAGACGGTTTGGTCAACCGGACTTACCATCCGACGATCCCGCCAAAGGTGGAATACAATCTTACGCCCATGGGCCAATCATTCCGCGAACCCGTCCGCGCATTGGGGCATTGGGCCTTGGATAACCTTGCTACAATCGACGCTGCGCGCTCCATCTACGATGCTGCGGCCAAAGAGTAA
- a CDS encoding NAD(P)H-dependent oxidoreductase has protein sequence MTNNTLLEQLNWRYATKKMDATKSVPQDKLDAIIEAVRMAPTSSGTQPFELIVVTNPEKLAEIRKAAGDQAQITDGSHLLVFAAWDNYTADRIDEVTDLNVEARGDLPMLNAYYDNLKNNYLPRDTEVNYAHAARQAYIALGVALVAAAEQQVDSTPMEGFDPSKVDEILGLSERGLRSVVLLPLGYRDPTGDWLLPMKKVRKSAETMVSYVD, from the coding sequence ATGACCAACAATACCCTACTCGAACAATTGAACTGGCGTTATGCGACCAAGAAAATGGACGCGACCAAGTCGGTCCCACAAGACAAGCTCGATGCTATCATCGAAGCGGTTCGCATGGCGCCAACATCAAGTGGAACCCAACCCTTTGAGTTGATTGTCGTGACAAACCCCGAGAAATTGGCCGAAATTCGAAAAGCCGCGGGCGATCAGGCCCAGATCACGGATGGCTCACACCTGTTGGTATTTGCAGCCTGGGATAACTACACGGCTGACCGCATCGACGAGGTCACAGATCTCAATGTCGAAGCACGCGGCGATTTGCCAATGCTGAACGCATATTACGATAATCTGAAAAACAACTATCTGCCGCGCGACACCGAGGTTAATTACGCGCACGCCGCCCGCCAAGCCTATATCGCGTTGGGAGTTGCGCTGGTGGCTGCCGCCGAACAACAAGTCGACAGCACCCCGATGGAAGGTTTTGACCCAAGTAAGGTCGATGAGATTTTGGGGTTATCGGAGCGCGGATTGCGGTCAGTTGTTCTGTTGCCCCTAGGCTACCGTGATCCAACCGGAGATTGGCTGTTGCCAATGAAGAAAGTGCGCAAGTCAGCTGAAACTATGGTTAGCTACGTCGACTAA
- a CDS encoding zinc-binding dehydrogenase codes for MRLAAKKMPTPGPDEVLVRIEATPINPSDQGVMFGWSSMDKATSTGTGADTILKAPVSKHGMQVMKARVGQDLSIGNEGSGTVVAVGENAQGLMGKLVGLMGGEMYAQYRLVKAAMCLPLGPDHTAKDGAACFVNPLTASSMVEAMQLEGHTALVHTAAASNLGQMLNRICQADGVQLVNIVRSEAQEKLLRDMGAQYVVDSSKDSFMADLTDAVHETGATLAFDATGGGRLASDILSAMEAAAARTPGAYSIYGSVKHKQVYLYGGLDTSETILTRGYGMAWGVGGWLLPNFLARVGQEAADRMRARVVQELTTTFANDYSDEISLADALQSEVVARYNAKKTGAKFLINPQLPM; via the coding sequence ATGCGCCTTGCAGCAAAAAAAATGCCAACACCGGGTCCGGATGAAGTCTTGGTACGCATTGAGGCGACCCCTATTAACCCGTCAGATCAAGGCGTGATGTTTGGCTGGTCGTCGATGGACAAGGCAACGTCGACGGGCACAGGCGCCGACACGATCCTAAAAGCCCCGGTGTCAAAACACGGCATGCAAGTGATGAAAGCACGTGTTGGTCAAGATCTGTCCATTGGCAACGAGGGCAGTGGTACTGTTGTTGCTGTCGGTGAGAACGCACAAGGGCTTATGGGCAAACTGGTTGGCCTCATGGGCGGGGAAATGTATGCGCAATACCGGTTAGTCAAGGCGGCGATGTGTTTGCCCCTTGGTCCAGACCATACAGCAAAAGATGGTGCCGCCTGCTTCGTCAATCCACTTACGGCGTCGTCCATGGTAGAAGCCATGCAGCTTGAGGGGCACACCGCGCTTGTCCACACAGCAGCCGCCTCAAACTTGGGCCAAATGTTGAACCGCATCTGTCAAGCTGACGGCGTACAACTGGTGAATATCGTTCGCTCCGAAGCGCAGGAAAAATTGTTGCGCGATATGGGCGCTCAGTATGTCGTTGATAGCTCCAAAGACAGCTTTATGGCTGATTTAACAGATGCCGTACACGAAACCGGCGCTACCTTGGCTTTTGATGCGACTGGTGGCGGACGGCTGGCGTCAGATATCCTAAGCGCAATGGAAGCCGCGGCTGCACGTACACCGGGAGCTTATAGCATCTATGGCTCCGTGAAGCACAAACAAGTCTACCTTTATGGTGGTTTAGACACATCCGAGACGATCCTCACGCGCGGATATGGTATGGCGTGGGGCGTTGGCGGATGGTTGTTGCCCAACTTTCTTGCCCGCGTTGGTCAAGAGGCTGCTGATCGTATGCGCGCGCGCGTTGTGCAGGAATTAACGACAACCTTTGCAAATGACTACTCTGATGAGATTTCGCTTGCCGATGCGCTGCAGTCCGAAGTCGTGGCGCGCTACAATGCCAAAAAGACAGGTGCAAAGTTCCTAATCAATCCGCAGCTTCCGATGTAA